One Podospora pseudopauciseta strain CBS 411.78 chromosome 4, whole genome shotgun sequence genomic window, ggaggagggcgatggcACCGCCGAGCTTGGCGATGGACTCGGCAATGACATTGAGCTTCGACTGTAAGGGGGTGATCTCGGGGTCTTCATTGAGCGACATGAGCGTCTTGCCATAGCTGGAGTAGACACCGGTCGAGGTAACCATGAATGTACCGACACCCTCCATGACGCGGGCGCCCGACTGGATAAAGGGGTCCATCTTCTTCAGGTTCTCGCCATTCTCGATTGCCGCAAAGACCTCGTCGGAGGCACGCTTCTTGATAATGTCGGATTCACCAGTGGCCTGAGACTCGTCGCACTTGACGTTGAAACCCTCAATGAGAACACCATCAACGGGGATCAAATCGCCGGGCTCCAAGTGCATGACATCGCCAACCAGAACGTCAAAAACCGAGATTTCCACAGTCTTTCCAGATCGAACAACGCGAACCACACGatcctgcttcttcttgttcagCTTGGCGAATTGGCGTTCCTTCTGGAAGTCGTTCAAAGATCCAACAATAACcacgatggtgatggcggcaatAATGGCAACACCCTCGATCCATTCTACACCGGGGTTTGTGGCGTCGTGCTCCTGGCCGAATGTTTGATACAAGCCAATGGCCAGAGAAATGACGGCGGCAACGGACAGCAGGATCAGGACCTTGTCATTATACGTGATCCACatgagctggagaagattcttgcccttcttggcagGAAGCCGGTTGTCGCTGAAGACGCGCTTtctcgaggagaaggcccCCGAGTCCTGCCTGCCGGAAGCCGTCGCATGGCTATCAGTCTGGGCAAGCTTGGTGTCGGCCGAGCCGACGTGAGCGGTAGCCTCCTCAAACGTGACGCGCCCAGGAAGAGTAGCCTCGTCGGCGCCAAGACCAGTCGACCGGTTGGATCTCAATCCCTTCTCGATACCGGCGAGGCCACCCAGCTTGTAGAAGGCAGACAAGCTCTTGGGGTCGAACATCTTGTTCAGTTGGCCAGGCGCAAAGGCGAAGGGGTTGTCGTTAACCTGGAAATCGGCCTCCTTGCCCTGGTCGGGCTTCAAAGCATCCGGATCGTTCTTGATGCTGTCGTTGTCGGCAGCACCTCGGCTGgccttctcccccaacgTAGAACCCCCTGCTACCGTGGTGTCGCCAATGGACGAGGTGATGGAGCGGTCATCGTCAGAGTTGACAGAGTCCTGGCGAGGTCTTGGGGCGCCAGGAACGGTGAGCAGTCCCGGATTTGGACCGCGGAAGGAAGCAAAGGGGTTTGACACATTGTGAGGACTTGTCGGCCTGCTCTCTCCAGAGAGACTCCTCTTGTGAGAATTTGTTGATGGTTCTGGCGTGGTGCCAGGTGATATTGGTGAGTTGGCGTCCACCTCTGGCTCGTTCGTGACAGGACTCGGGCTCACAGCCGTCGTGTCGATATTAATTGTTGGTCTGTATGACATTGTTAGGTGGGTGGTTGTGAGAGAGCAGTTGCGGCTCCCACGACGTTGTGAGCAGACAGGAAGGGGAATACATACGCTCTTCGGCGTCCAGAGGCGAAGTCTCCCTCCTTGGGACCATCCTGTGGTTCCGCCATGTCCAGCTGATGGTGCGGGTCACAGTCGTCAGCGAAGGCGACGGATGTGAGCTGCGCCTACGGTGACACGAGGTCTAGAAAGCCTCTCGTAGTGGCGATGGGAGACGCgaaggggtggtgttgcgcAGATGTACAGTTGAGGTCGTCAGCTCTGAGCTCTCTGCCTTGTGTGTACTGCCACACTTGGGTCGGCAAACACAAACGGGTCTCAGGAACAGAGACTCATGAAGTGTGAGGTGAGTTGAGGTCGCCGGGTCTCGATCTGCGGGGTGCTATCTGCAGGCCTCCCTTGGGGAAAAGGTAAAAGAATTAAGAATTGGAATTGGGTTGATAAGGCAGAGTCGGTGAGGCAATCGGGGAGGTCCCCTGGGGTCCAGAGCGGTAGTTGGACGGTTGTTATGGAGTTTTTTTGAGGGTGAGGCGGTGCAAGCAACGCTATAACACTTGTTTCGAGGTCCAAGATGTCTGGCGCGTGCAGTTACCAAGGTCGTACTCCAACAAAAGAGCAAAGGAGCGTGATGAATGGAAAATGGGACGAAACAAAGCAGGAAGCAGCAGGGAAAGTGAAGCCGCGCAGAACCACTGACGACACAGCGGCTACGAAATTGGACCTGACCTGACCTGGAGACGGGATGGCctgggatgagatgggagCTGTGTTTTCCCCTGTTGTTGGGACCCAAAAGGTGCCAAGAGAGGCTGTGCAGCGCCAGACGAATCAGAGACAGCGTGGATTTGCCATGTCACTTTAGCACCTGCGTACAATTTTCCCCATTCCCTACAGTGTGGGGTGAAAACAGAATGCCAAGCACGACAAGCTCAATGGGCCATTTCACCACGGCGACTCATTCCAATGCGTTGCGGCAGAAGGGCATGCTGCTACTCTCCCTGGGAGATCACCTTGTTCGGAGGGATCATGTTGGTGGGAGGTTACCTGCCTCCGTCTgtgtcaccaccactaccgGGCAGTGCTTGACCCTCGGGGAGTACCACAGTATGTACTTACCACGACAGCAGGGCGAGCACTTCCCAACTCCTGTGCTCCTGAGCCCAGGGAGGGTGATATCCAAAACCCCAGTCACtaagttaaaaagtaaaactgTGCCGCCGTTATGCATCAGCCGCTCTGAGATGCCACCCTTTGGACAGTTGCCCCGTGCGCGAATCTGCCGAGGCCGCCGTTTCGCACAGTGCTTTCCATCAATTATACAAAAGAAGCTCCGTTGCACCTGCCACCACCCATGCATGGGGTACCAGCATCGAAATCGACTTGGAATTTGGACGGTTGTCACCTCCTACACTAGCCACGATCAGGCTCATCAGGTTGCATCATGAGAGAAGTCCCGTCTCGCGAatctcaacatctccaacaaAACGGTGTGTTGTCAGTTATGTTTCCTGACGTGTAATTTGGCCAGTGGACCCGATGCTAGCGTGCCCGCTGCATCGTCCTTGAACATTTCCCCTTTGTATCGGTGGTGCAACATCACAGCTTGATCATAGCTCGATCATAGCAACAAGAGTTGAAACATAATTTGAATACTAACTACTACTATTTCCTAACAACCAAGCACTCCTGTCACGCCCTCAGCCATACTGTGGGTTCTACCTTCCAGAGACACAGCCAGCAGAAACAAGCTCCCAAGTCTGGTACCAACCCCACAGTCCGGGGGTGATCGTCACAGAAACATGCACACATGCATGCGCTCGGTCCAAGCAACACTCGACCAGCACAACCGCCGGCTTTTTCTGCAAAACCATCGATGCCCGTCTCACCATGTTCCGAATTGTTACATCTTGCACAGACGGGGCATCCGATCTTCTTGGCTGAGTGAGGGGTTCGTCTGAACTTGACCATGCAGAATCGGCTCGACTTGCTCTCGAGGAGAGCATGAAACAAGACTTCCCCTTTCTCACTACCGATTGGCCAGCACCTGACGCCTCGACAAACATCCTACTCCCCATCAACTGACAGCTGATCATAGACAGGAGCTATCCCATGACAGACTACACCTTTGGCTTtgacaacaaacaacaaagcCAACCATCATATGGGTGCCCTCCATTATGCACAATGACGGCCGCTTGGCCTCGTGGGCCAACCCGAcagcccacccccacccAATTTGTCTGCGCTGCCAGCAAATGTAGGTGGCCCGATATTGCCAGGCCTATCAATATGTGTGTCGTCGGCATTTCCAAACTTTAGATGTCGATATCTGGCTATCAACCATCGCCCAATAGCATCACTTTTCCAAAGCCTGAGAATGAAACGCGGGGCACAACGCAAGGCTTCAAAGCAAGATGACGGCACGGCTTCTCGATCACCATTGACAGCCTCATACCGTCAacatccaacacctccctcccagacCGAGACGGGTTGGATATTCGATTGGAACTCTAGCGCCAGGCTCGGTCCCATCCAGACCATCGAGTTTACCGGCTCTCGACCGTTCCGAGATGGGCGAAACGGTAATCCAAGCGGCTCTGATGGCTGAGCCGTCTCAAATTCCAAACCGTCCAGATACTCCATAGGCAAGACAGCTATGGGACGGCACTGCGGAGCATCTTCAAGATATCTTACAATAATGCGCGTGCTCGAAATCCAAGCCTCAACCCAGGTCCGCCTTGCTGGTGAAGGCACCAGGCATCCCCAATTGACTATAAAGGAGCATCCCGCCCGTTGGCACTGACAAAGAAGTTTTGAACCACCCAAGGCATCATCAAGGCACTTCCTCAGGCAGGCGAGGCTGGGAAACCGGGAAAAGCTTGAATGACTGAGGCACATCTGCCGAGACAGTCTCCAAGGCATATGATGCAACTCTGCTGAACAATGGTTTTTGGCCATCCAGGCACGTGTGGTCTAGAACAAGCTTGACCCATGCTCCTTCTAGAAGGTTGCAGGCACGCATTTATTCTTTGAttccgacaacaacaacgaagACGAGCTGCCTCAACAGGCAAGTCGCCGCCTGAGGCTTAGACGATCGAGATGTTCCAACAACAGCGATAAGCTCAATGTCCGGAACGTACCGACCATTTTTATTACATGTGCATTCTCGGGGAATCTCCCGGTCAAACGGAGAGCGCAGCGTTTGCGATGCAAGGTTTATCACTTTACCAGTGGACGTCAGTCTCTCCCAAGGCGAGGCATACAAATCCACACTAGCTTCCTGATTGGCACAGCCATCCGATGGGATAGACATCGGCAGTCAGTCAGGCGATCGCCACTTCAGGTGTAAGGAGACCCTCACGCATGTATACATATCAAATATCGGACTTTAACTTTCTCACCATCGTCTCCTAAAGCTATCACATACACTCACTCACCGCCCGGCGCGATGGAGAAAACGGGGGGACTCCATTTCACCAGCCCTCTCGGACTTTGCAACTTCAAAATTCCCTCAGCGGGAACGGCGAATTTTCTCTCTCTGAGTTTTGGCCAGAAGAGGCAAAAGACAAACGCCGTGCTCGCAACCGAAGGGGGCTGTGCAAATGCAGACAAGAGTTTCGAGCTCCGCTCACTACCAAACAACTTGAAAGGGAATTTCTTGGCACACGAATGCCAACAGCCGCTGGCATGGAACTGTGAAAGCATGGCATGATGGGTGGAAAtctggagaggttgatggcggcatgtctgatgatgatgagatgtgGAAAAGATGGATGGGGTGTTGTTCGTCGTGATGTTGGCTGACAAcgaagatggtggtgttcgTACTCGGGAGCTAGCTAGGGAGAGACACGTGGGGATTGGGGAGAGTAGAGAACCAACAAGAAGATGAGAATATCAACTCAAGATCACATAACATCAACCAGCGGCGGCAGGCAATCTAGTCCTCATGCAGAACTGTCCCACAGAGTGGGTTTTGTGTAACGTGGTTCCTGACCAGGACAACTGCGCTCAAGTTCTTGGGAAGGGAAGTCTAGACCAAAACCAGCGTTGCATGTTACAACTGTCAATGTCCAAACAATCAGTATCTCGGACCCGATCCCGGCTatcaacctccaccgtctcgGATCACCCAACTTAATCCTCCGGCTTCTTTGTAAGTGCTCTGGACTGGACTTCCAAAACCGGAAGTCCCGGACAACCGGTTGGGGATGagatgaggggggagagaaaAAGTCTAAGCCACGATGCCAATGCTGTTTCTCTTGTTCACTTTTGCCATCTTCCACGTGTCGAGGTCGGCGCAAGTttgggctggttggggaggaggagaaggaggagaaagtAAGACGCTACGCGTTCGTTCTTTGCCGGGCGGACTTGACAACCTGACCTGTGTGCGACAACTCCTTTGGTTCATGATGAACTATGTCTAACTTGCACTACCCTCTtgccccccctctctctctctctctctctctctctcggttCCGACCGCTTGATGGTAGGTTATGGGAAGCGGAGGTTGAGACACTTGTTGAAGGGCACCCTGTCAAACACACACCATGTCGATATCAGAACGCAGTTACCTCAAGCACAACTCACCCAACCCTTGAACGGTCAAATCTTGATATCTCTATTGTATTAGAGAGTGCTGCCACCTCAAAGACAATGCGTTACCTACTCAAAAGGCAGCTGATAGCAGACTTCACATTCTTCCTGACAACCAGGGTGGGGTGATAACACAAACCACCACGCCGCCCGCCGGTCACTGTCACCGTAGCCAAGAGAAAGCTCAAACTTAGCAAATATCCCACTGCCTTACTGGCttggtatttttttttatgcAAGAGCTCGGAGATCATCTCTTGCACTGCCTCTTCCTTTTGGTGGTAGTCTACCTTGGCCTTGGGTAGGGTGGGTGTTCTTGCGTACCCGCCTCGATGCCCGGTGACGAGCTCAACTCTACCTTGGCGAAGGGGTGATGGAATGGAGCAATGTGGCtgggatgagggggggaTGTAGTTGGCACTGCCgttttggtgatggaaaTTGCCTCGTTCAAGAGGTACCTGAATGGAATGTCAATTGTTTGCTgtcggggaagaagaggggtcCCTGGCTGCTGGATTGTGATGGGCGCTTCGGGGTGGTGCTAACATCCGGGGATCTCTCCACTGGGCCAAGAGAAGATGGGAAGGTGTGACTGGCatatgatgaggaggatgcgaAGATGGGTTTTGCACAGCTTGGGTTTGCGTGGTCTGGCTTGGAGATAGATGGTAGGAGAGGGTAGGTAGCAGTGGTTTGAGGTGTTGGCCGAGCCGTCTTTTCTGGAGATCACTGTCGTGGTGTAGGCTTGAGGAATGTTGAATACACACGCATGTTGTGGACGGGGTAGTGGAGATGGTAACGTGAAGCTAAGGCCCTCGAACATAATCGACAGGCCATGAAAGATACTCGAAAGGTGTATGGACTATCTCCTACACCCTTGATATTTCGCCGCAGTCTCTATTTTCCTGTCATAGCGTGACAGGTCTTGACTGTATGGAAATTCTCAGTCTGCCTGTCGAAACTCCTTGGAGACCGGCGCGGTTAATGGCACAGCCTCTGAGTGCATCGGTTGACGGGCAGACATTTCGATCATGGATGTTGACAGGCAGACTGGGAAGAGATATCCCAGCCACTATCTCAAGCAACCCATTCTTGCAACACAATACCTGGATTGCCTGGCATGCGTCCCACAAACCTGGTACATGAATTGTCTCTACTTGTGAGTTTGCCGCCGggtcatgatgatgagctttGAGCTGGATACCTAGATACCTATCCTTTTCATGTACTGTCGGTTATTTTGAGGGATGTGCTTTTTGGGTAGGCATATATCTAAGGGTTTAACGGTCAGGGAAAAGTTTGCTCTTTTGGGAAGAAATACATGTGAAGTTTCTTTGTGGCGTTTGGATTATACAAAATAGGCCAAAAGGGGTGCATCTAATTGAACTCAATGTCTGTGCAATCGCGACCCTCGTGTTAGGAGAACATCCATATTCGTGAGGCGTTTGGGTTAACCAAATATCTCATGGCGTTTGGAAGAGACGGCGTGATGGATGAGTATCGGCAACTGGGCCTCCTAGCAGCAGAAGAGGGAGTCTGAGGTATACTGGCCACAAAGACCTTGGTTGGTGTCCGTAGGATTGGAACTGTTGTGGACATCGTCGTGACACTCTGCAAGTAATGCTTTGGGCTATCCAATGATGATCAGCCTGTGCTGAAGGAGAAGCGTGGAAGCATCAAAGAATGATATTATGCCTGAGAGGCACCCCTATTATCTTTTGGGGTCTAAAGATTGTAGTTTAAGGCCTTCATCATTTACGACCTAGTTGTTATTTTGTAAGGCCTACTTATTATCTTTTCGGGCCATCTTCAAAGACGTACATATATTTCCATCTTTTGAGGCGTCAGTTTTAGCCTTTTTGCTATTTTGACTGGGCTGCAGGTACCACTGGATTGTGAGTTGAAATCATTTCCATCTACCACTCTGCAACAACAGAGTGTCTTGTAATCTGTTATACCGCAGATAGAACCTGAGACGCAGAGAGTTCTGGTGGCTGAAATATCGTGAATATACTTTTTCTCATTCTGTACATAAATCGCTTCGAAATGATCATCTCACCTgactttcttctcttctctgaTCGTCTTTCTCTTGGAACGTCACATCTCTCCACATCTTCGTCGCAACAACACGGTAACCACAATCTCGCGGGCATGTGAGTGCATGAGAACAGTGCCTTCTCAGGCCTCTCTGTTGATACCTTATACTTTTAACATGCCTTCCAACTCGGATAACCTTCACTACTTATATTTTCCCCAAGACCAAAGAGCCGTAGCTTCCCACCCAAAAAAAGCAAACTTTTACCTGACCGTTAAAACCCCTTATGACCTCGTTTTCACCCTCACCTTGCCCCCCAACTCtaaaacctcctccccaaatccaCCTCCCTAACCAACTCcatccccttcacctcctccccctccttccccgtcACAAACGGCCTAACAGCCctatcaaccacccccctccaaaacccctccaccacccccgtcaaCCTCCCCGTCTGCTTGAAATCCGGAAAACTAttcacctccaacaaccacacattttccttcccatccaccaaaaaatcaaccccccaaacctcgAAACCCTGCTCCAGCGGCTGAAAGTGaaccatcatctccctcgcTGCCGCctcaaacacctcccccGTCACACTCCTAACCTGCTCCCAAATCCTCTCCTTCTGCCCATCCGGCAAATCATCAGCACTCAAATCCCAAAACCGACGCACAGAATCATTATACTCCGGCTCGCCCTGCAAACACGTATTCGTCAAATGCCCCTCCagaccctccacccccatctcAGGAGGAAAAGAATACCCCTTGCTCGCAAAAAGCGCCAGCACATCCCTGTAAACATAAACCCTCATCGCCCCGACGGTCAGAGCATACACCCGGAGGTGAAACTTCCTGTTTCCCATGCTAGGGAGGAGCaaaggggggtggatgtACGGCTGGGCGATGAAGTGCCTCAGATGGCTCGTCATgatcccatccccctcctcttccccaccctcaccacccccttcctccccctcatcatcagactCGGGCTCCCACCCATCAAAAATCCCCTGCAGCTCCTCCATCGTGCTAAACAGCCTGATCCCCTGCCCCCTATCACTCATCCCCGGCTTCAAAAtccaccactccctctcctcttcttcctccttctccgcgTTCCTCTCCATACTCTCGTTCAAATCCCACGCTTCAACCAAGGCATCGTCCAAAAACTCGGCAAAATCAACCTCAAACGCCTCAGATCTCCTGACATGATCCTTTAGCACCGAGTCCGGGTTCTTGACGAGATAGTTCTCCACTGTCTTGGCCAGGTAATGCTTCCTGATGAGCGCCTTGCGGATCATGTAACTATTAACAAGAGAAGTGGCagggtgggaggagatgtAGTCAAAATCAAGAGATTCATATGGCATAATCTGCAGGACTTTGGCCTCGGGAAAAGGAAGCAGTGAAGGGAGGGAGATGTCcgggttggtgttggcgtCCCAGGTGGACGGGGTGGGAAGGTATGTCAGTGACCCCtccgggaggagggaggagagggccgAGGTGATGAGTGGTTGGACGTAGGTGTCG contains:
- a CDS encoding hypothetical protein (COG:O; EggNog:ENOG503P009), translating into MHILVTNDDGPPSPHSSPYVHSLVRTLQDYGHTVSVCLPHTQRSWIGKAHMIGQTVKPLYYRPPPLSEPAAGLVHEDERKDSHGTTHTRPSSVPGTEEWILVDGTPASCVQIGLYHFFQDRGPVDLVVSGPNYGRNSTAVFALSSGTLGGALEAAVCKRRAVALSYAFFTRNHDTEIILKASRQSVRVIEALWKQWPEDGSVDLYSVNVPLVEGLEGGRVLWTGMLQNYWGEGSCFTEVDGSVDGEVEDEERIREAEKSPEKEGEEGGMLVKGGVHTHKHFKWSPRFTDVYKSVDEAGPGNDGWAVKEGHTSITPLKANFFQAATHLHGGELQLGPSRSSIFGVTAANEQESTNNTKTEAESTKTEDAPATTTTTTLPIHPPEDAKPPVYALVNYGDTYVQPLITSALSSLLPEGSLTYLPTPSTWDANTNPDISLPSLLPFPEAKVLQIMPYESLDFDYISSHPATSLVNSYMIRKALIRKHYLAKTVENYLVKNPDSVLKDHVRRSEAFEVDFAEFLDDALVEAWDLNESMERNAEKEEEEEREWWILKPGMSDRGQGIRLFSTMEELQGIFDGWEPESDDEGEEGGGEGGEEEGDGIMTSHLRHFIAQPYIHPPLLLPSMGNRKFHLRVYALTVGAMRVYVYRDVLALFASKGYSFPPEMGVEGLEGHLTNTCLQGEPEYNDSVRRFWDLSADDLPDGQKERIWEQVRSVTGEVFEAAAREMMVHFQPLEQGFEVWGVDFLVDGKENVWLLEVNSFPDFKQTGRLTGVVEGFWRGVVDRAVRPFVTGKEGEEVKGMELVREVDLGRRF